The sequence CAATTCTAAGGAAATCACTCGACTATGCGTAAAAGTTTTATTGCAATCGCCATTGGCGCCACACTGATGACCGGAGCAATGACAGGCTGCAGTTCTCAAGATACCAAAGCCACAAATGTCACCGCAGTGCAAACACAAAACCCCTTGTTCCAAGCCAGCACGCTGCAATATCAAGCACCTGATTTCAATGCCATTAAAGATGAGCATTTTCAGCCTGCACTTGAACAAGGCATTAAAGAGCAATACCAAGAAATATTGACCATTGCGAATAATCCAGCTGCGCCTACCTTCGATAACACTATTGTCGCCATGGAAAAAAGTGGAGCCCTACTCAATCGCGCATCAAGTGTGTTCTACAATCTAGCAGGTTCAAACAGCAATCCAACCCTGCGCAAAATCCAGGGTGAAATGGCCCCCAAAATGGCAGCCCACTCGGACAATATCAACCTCAACCCAGCGCTGTTTGCCCGTATTGAAACGATTTATAACAATCGCAATAACTTAGGCTTAACCCCTGAAGCAGTGCGTTTGGTCGAGATGTACCATCAACGCTTCATCATGGCAGGCGCAAAACTGACCGATGAGCAAAAAGTAAAGATCCGTGCCTTAAACGAAGAGCAATCTACACTTACCAATGAATTCTCCCAACGCTTACTGCGCTTAACCAAAGACATCGCCATTGTTGTCGATAACAAAGAGCAACTCGCTGGCCTCTCTGACAGTGAAATCACCTCAGCAGCAAACGATGCCAAAGCCGCAGGCCACGATGGTAAATACTTAATCAACATCACTAACACCACTCGCCAACCAGTTCTGGCCTCATTAGAGAACCGTGAATTGCGCCAACGCATTTGGGAAGCCTCGGCAAACCGTGGGTTAAAGGGTGAAAACGAAACCGCATCCTTAGTGTCTCGCTTAGCCCAATTACGTGCCGAACGTGCAGCACTGCTTGGTTATGAAAACTGGGCCAGCTATCGCCTTGCACCGCAAATGGCTAAAACCCCTGAAGCGGTTTACAGCATGTTCGGCTCAATGGTGCCAGCCGTTGTTGCCAATACTGAGAAAGAAGCCGCCGATATTCAAGCGATGATCAACAAGACCGGTGGCAAGTTTGAACTCGCACCATGGGACTGGGAATTCTACGCCGAGAAAGTTCGCCAAGAAAAATACGCCCTCGATGCCAATAGCATCCGCCCCTACTTCGAATTTAACCGCGTACTTGAAGATGGTGTGTTTTATACCCTTAAAGAGCTGTATGGCGTTACCTTAAAGCCACGCCCAGATTTGCCTGTATACCACCCAGATGTGAAAGCCTACGAAATGTTTGATGCCGATGGCTCAAGCATGGCGATTTTCTATGCTGACTACTTTGCCCGTGAAGGCAAACGCGGTGGCGCATGGATGAGTTCGTTTGTGGGTCAATCCTTCCTCGAAGGCACAAAGCCTGTCGTGGTTAACGTGATGAACATTAAAAAAGCGCCAGAAGGTCAACCGACCTTCGTTAGCTACAATGAAGTCACCACTATGTTCCACGAAATGGGTCACGGCACTCACGGTATGTTTTCCAAAGTGACTTATCCAAGTCTTTCAGGGACTTCAGTATCCCGTGACTTTGTGGAATTCCCATCGACTTTCGAAGAAGATTGGGCAGCTCACCCTAAAGTGTTAGCAAATTACGCTAAACACTACGAAACGGGCAAACCTATCCCTGATGAGTTACTGCAAAAACTTTTAAAATCAGGTAGTTTCAACCAAGGCTTCGATACGTTAGAGTATATGGCTGCCGCCCTCGTTGATATGGAATGGCACTCATTAAGCCCTGATGCGCCACTGCAAGATGTAGCAACATTTGAAGCCAATGCGCTGAAAAAACACGGCTTAAATATCACCGCTGTACCACCACGTTATAAGTCGACTTACTTTGCCCACGCTTTCCCCGGTGGCTACTCAGCAAGTTACTACGCATATATGTGGAGTGAGATTTTAGCGGCCGATGCCTTTGCCTATGTGCAAACTCAAGGTGGCTTAAACCGTGACATCGGCATGAAATACCGCAAGACCATTCGCGAAGTGGGCAACAGTATTGCGCCAATGGAAGCTTACAAAAACTTCCGCGGACAAGAACCCACCACCGAGGGTTTACTCAACCGCCGCGGACTCAATCAGACCAAATAATCTGGGATGATTGATAGATAAAAAATCAGCCAGCATAGTTGCTGGCTGATTTGTTTAAACTTCTCAATAAAATGATGCCTAAGAGAGGTTTAATACCAATCGTATTAAATATCTGTTCATTCAGCGGGAGTTAAACGGGCTTTAGACAAGGCGAAGGCTTGAAGGCATAGTGGTGCTCTGTCGAAAGCCTTAAACGCAGTATAAAGCACGTTCAACCCCGCCCTTCGGGAGCCTCACTGGCATCTCACTCCCGTGTTACATTGACTTAAAAGGGAATAACCATTTCTTCGTCAATGCGCCTTGGATTGAGATGCCTGTGAGGCTCTGAACTGATTAGATATTTAATGTGATTGGTATAACAAAGATGTTAAATCACACACCGATTAAACAACGCTTTTTGACTTTATCCGTAAGCCTATAATCGTCAACACAAACAATACGCTACAAGTGACAAGTCCCGCATTGACCGATTCCGTCACGCCAAGTGCCACATAGCCCACCAAGCTAATAAGCGCGACAATCACAGCATAGGGAAGCTGAGTCACTACATGATCAATATGATGACAACTCGCTCCGGTTGACGACAAAATCGTGGTATCAGAAATCGGTGAGCAATGGTCACCAAATACCGCTCCAGCCAATACCGACGCCAACATAGGCAGCATCATGGCAGTATGACTCCCCATCGCCATATCCGCCGCAATCGGCAGCATAATCCCGAATGTCCCCCAACTGGTTCCCGTGGAGAATGCTGTTATGCCCGCTAACACAAACATCAACCCCGGTAAAAAGGCAAAGGGAATATTACCCGTCGCGAGGCTCGCCATAAACTTACTGGTTTCTAGCTGACCAATCACACCTGCAATAGTCCAAGCAAACAATAGGATATAAATAGCAGGTAGCATAGAGCGAGCGCCCTGCACCACTCCTTTGACCACCATGGACTTTTCAACGCCTTGTACTAGATTAAGCACCAGCGCAACCGCTAAACCAATTAAAGCCCCAAAGAACAGGGATGAACTGACATCGGTTTTCTCAAAGGCTGAAATAACATTAAATTCAATACCTTCTTTCGCTAACACTTGAGCACCACTGTCGATCATAAAATACAGAGTGGCAAATCTGTTATAGGTAAAAATAATCCGAGGATTTTACCTGTATCAGCTTCGGGTAAATCGGCATTTGCGCCTGGCGGTAAACCTTTAGTTTCATCGTATAAATTACCGCGCATAGCATTTAATTCATGTTCGCGTATCGGGCCAATATCTAACCCCATAAAGGAGACACAAAGCAGTAATAATAAAGAGAAAATAGCGTAAAAATTCATAGGGATCATTTGAATAAAGACAGTTAAATGCCCTGAATCCGCAACGCCGTGGGCCGTTAATATGCCGCCAATCAGCGCAATAATATGAGCGCCCCAACTTGATACTGGCGAAAGAACACAAACCGGCGCAGCGGTAGAATCTAATAAATAAGCTAACTTAGCACGGGAAATATGGTAGCGGTCGGTCACGGGCCTGGCGACGAAACCAACGAATAAGCTATTGAAATGATAGTCAATAAATACAACACAACCCTAAAACATGGTCAGTAGTTTGGCGTCGCGTTTATTACGAATGTGCAAGCGCGCCCAATCGGCAAACGCCCGCGCACTTCCACTCACGGTAATAAGAGCAGTGATCATCCCCAATACAATTAAGAAACCGAGAATGTATAAATTCCAAGAATTTACCCCAGCTTCCGACCCAAAAAGTCTTTTTACGTTGTTAAATAAAAACTCAGCGCTAGCCAGTGCCAAAAATTGATAGAGTAATAACACCCCAATCACAATACCTAAATCGAGGGAAAAGAGAACTCGGCGAGTAACAATCGCCAATACAATTGCCACCACAGGCGGCAACAAAGAAAGTGCCGAATCGGCATAACTAATTACAGTCATTGATCATTTCTTCGTCAAAGAACGAATGGAGGGCGACTGAACTGGTTGGAAAAGGCAATTGCTACCCAAGATCACCTGTCCTATCAGTAGCACTCCATAGTAACGATTCCGAATATCCATATCAGGAAATACTACGGCAGTATTGTACCTATTCAGCACAACCCCAGCAGTTGATCGTGATAAATCAAACCACTTCGGTACCAAATCCTTTCGTGATCGATCAATGGAATCACCCTACTGATCACTACTGATATTTGGTGCGTCTCTACTTCTAAGAACGCCCATGCATGGGCGTGAGGCACATAAAAACATAAGCGGCTAAGCAGTTACCACCGCAAAGCCGCTTACTCTGATTTAGATCACGAATAAAATCAACTTAGGCATGCAATCAACTCAGGAACAGCTTCAAACAAGTCGGCTTCGAGACCATAATCGGCCACTTGGAAGATAGGCGCTTCAGGATCTTTGTTGATAGCCACAATTACCTTAGCGTCTTTCATCCCTGCTAGATGTTGGATAGCGCCCGAAATACCGACAGCAATATAGAGATTAGGTGCGACAATCTTACCTGTTTGACCGACTTGCAGATCGTTAGGCACAAAACCTGCGTCAACCGCAGCCCGTGATGCACCAACTGCGGCACCAAGCTTGTCGGCTAATTGCTCTAACATGCCGAAGTTTTCACCGCTACCCATGCCGCGACCACCGGACACGATAATGCCCGCATTGCCTAACTCTGGACGCGCTGATACCGTTAAAGATTGAGAAACAAACTGAGTTTTGGCTGCAAACACTTTATCCAAGGTGGTCACGGCGGCACTGTTGCCCTGCGCTGCCGCATCGAAGGCACTGGCACGCACTGTCATCACTTTAACAGCGTCGTGGCTTTGTACTGTCGCTAAAGCGTTACCCGCATAAATCGGACGCACAAAGGTATCACTGCTCACCACAGCAATCACTTCAGAAATTTGAGCAACATCTAACAAGGCGGCTGCTCGTGGCAAAGTATCTTTGCCCGCACTTGATGCCGCTGCGAGGATATGGCTATAGCTTGGCGCTAAATCCACCAGCAATTTAGCCACGTTTTCCGCTAAATGCGCTTCATAAACGCTGTTATCGGCGACTAAGACTTGGGCGACGCCCTGTAATGCTTGCGCCGCTTGAACCACTGCGCCACATTGATGGCCGACGACCAATACATGGATATCATCACCAATTGCGCGCGCTGCGGTGACAACCTTAGCGGTATCCAGTTTAAGAGCCGCATTATCGTGTTCAGCTAATACTAAAATGGCCATTTAGATCACCTTCGCTTCATTCTTTAACTTTTCAACCAGCTCTGCTACCGACGCAACCATGATACCGGCCTTACGTTCAGCAGGTGGCGTCACCTTGACTACAGTTTGATGGGCTTTTAGCGTCACACCTAAATCCGCTACCGTCAGCACATCTAATGGCTTACGTTTGGCTTTCATGATGTTCGGTAATGAAGCATAACGTGGCTCGTTTAAACGTAAATCGGCTGTCACTACCGCAGGTAATGGCAGACTCAGGGTTTGCATACCACCGTCGATTTCACGGGCCACTTGGATTGAATTACCTTCAACTTTGATTGCTGAAGCAAAAGTTGCCTGTGGCATATCGGTTAATGCCGCAAACATTTGGCCCGTTTGGTTGTTATCACCATCAATGGATTGCTTACCAAACAGTACTAATTGCGCTTGTTCTTTTTCTTGTACGGCTTTAAGTAATTTAGCAATGGATACTGGCGCTAACTCTTCTTCAGTATCAATATGGATAGCACGGTCAGCACCTAGGGCTAACGCGGTACGTAATTGTTCTTGAACGGCTTTATTGCCGATACTAACGACCACTACTTCTGTAGCACTGCCCGCTTCTTTTAAACGAACCGCTTCTTCTACTGCAATTTCACAAAAAGGGTTCAACGCCATTTTGAGGTTTGCGGTATCAACGCTGGTGTTGTCAGCTTTTACCCTGACCTTCACATTGGCATCAACTACGCGCTTAACAGGCACCAATACTTTCATAGGGTTTCCTTCCTACACTTTCATGTACATGGACAAAACATTGGTCATCACCAATGCAGGATAGCGCCACTTTACGTCCTGTTAACGTTAACGTCAATCAAAGTCAAACGCCTGTTTGCATTTTTTAAGACTGTGGTATTGGCCACATTTTTGAACAGTTATTTGCCACATATAAAAAGTTCAAAACTTAAATAATATTTAATTTCTGTTTATTGCATAATTTTATTTGATTCGAGCAATATTAGTTTCTATCATTTAGCTGTTGTTCACCATTATCCTGTATTAAAAATAGAGTGGGACGAAAATAGATATGAGCGAATTTTTAGAAATATTAACTCACGGTCGTCGTTTTAAAGCTGCTGTAAAAGATCTCAGCGTTGAAGAACTGCGTGATTTAGCGGCTAAGCTAGATAAAATCTTAGTTGAGCGTGAGTCAATGGAAGCAGAAGAGCTGCAAGCTATTGCAGCTCGTAATGCCAAGATTGAAGAAATCCGTCAACAAATGGAAGCTGTTGGTTTATCAATCGACGACTTAGGCGGTGTTGCGGTTAAAGCTTCGAGCAAAAAACGCGCTCCTCGTCCAGCGAAATACCAAATTGAAGTTGACGGCGAAGTGATCCAGTGGACTGGTCAAGGTCGTATGCCAACGGTATTTAAGAACGAAGTCAATAAAGGCCGTTCTATGGATGATTTCTTAATCTAATCCAGAACTGTGTTGGTAACAGCTGTTTGCTATTAACACTAAGTAACTAAAAAAAGCTCGCGCAATGCGGGCTTTTTTATTGTCTACGAAACCCGCCGTTGGCATTCAAGCAAATGCTTAAATTGCGTTACAATTCAGCTTTAGTATTTACATCTGCTTTAGGTTACTCTTTATTCCCCTCCATCTTAGTGAATAAAAAATGCTGATAAACAACAAGATAATAATAAGCTGCGGCATAATAAGTAGTTTGGTATCCCATCCCATTTTTGCCGAGGCCAATCCCATTGCCCCCGTCAATAAGTTAACCGCATTTACTAATGCAGAATTAATTATTGCACCAGGAAAACGACTATCAAATGCCACATTGTTAGTTGAAAACAATCGTATCAAAGCCATTATTGAAGAAGATGATATCCCAGCTGCGGCATTAAAGATCAATCTCAGTGGTTATACTATCTATCCTGGTTTTATCGATCCCTTTACCGATTATGGTATCGAGTTTGAATATCCCAAACTTGGGCTGAAGCGTCCGGTATATGATATTAAGCGTATTGGGGGTAATGCTGAAAATGGTGCAATTCACGCTGAAAAAGAATGGTTTAATTATGTTTACCCCAATAAAGAACGGGCAAAGGATTGGATCAATAACGGCTTTACCAGTGTGCAAAGCAGTAAGCTTGATGGTATTTTCCGCGGCACAGGTGTCAGCCTTTCATTAGCGGATAAAACGGCTAACGAGGTGATTTACCGCGCACGTAGTCAACCATTTATGGCGTTTGATAAAGGCACTTCGGAGCAAGACTATCCCGAATCCTTAATGGGCAGTATCGCGCTTATCAGGCAAACCTTTGCCGATGCTAACTGGTATAACCAAAATAAGAGCAAGCCTGTTAATAGCTCAACATCACCCCAGATTGAATTTAATATCGCCTTCGAACGTTTAGATAACCTAGCCGAGAAACAAATCGTATTTGAAACAAAAAATCTCAACGATTTGCTGCGTGCCGCTAACCTACTAAAAGAACATAAGCAGCCGGCCAACTTACTCGCAAGTGGCCAAGAATATGCGCGTCTAAACGAATTAAAGGCCCTGAATTACTCTTTAATTCTTCCTCTTAATTACCCACAGGCACCAGATGTTGGTACAGATGATGCTGACCGCGAAGTCTCACTTGCAGAACTAAGACATTGGGAGCGCGCGCCAACAAACCCCGCAGCGGTCGCTAATGCGGGCATTCCGTTTGCTTTCACGCAATTTGGTATTAAGACCGATGCCTTTTGGCCTCGCCTTCGTCAAGCCATTACGCAAGGGCTCAGTGAAGATAAGGCCCTTGCAGCCCTCACCACCCAAGCCGCCGAAATGGCGGGAACAGCCGACTTTACTGGTAAGCTCGCCCCAGGCTATATGGCGGACTTTGTGATAACGAAGGGCAATATCTTTAAAGACGGGCAGATTTACAGTGTCTGGCTGCTGGGACAAGAACAACGTCTTCGCTCGCTGTCACAGGCCAAGATGTTGGGTGACTATCAGCTGACGCTGAATAATTTAACCTTAGATTTGAGCCTTGAAGAAACGGGTAAAGCGGGCAAAACCATATTTGAGGGCAACCTCAGTAGTGGTGAGAAGACTATTCCACTCACTCACCTCACCCTCGAAGACGATGGCCGAGTCAGCTTTAATGCCGATTTAAGCGAGGCAGGTATTCAAGGCATCAGCCGTTTTATTCTATGGCTGGCCAAAGATGGCATTCAAGGTCGCATGGTCGATGCTCAAAGTCGTAGCAATAATGTTTCCGGCGTTACGATTGCTCCAGCCCCAACAGCCACACAACCCAGCACTCAAAAAGCCGATGCAAAACAAGCCTTAGTGAGCCTACTCACCTACCCCAATGTGGCCTACGGCTTGAGTGACGCGCCTAACGTCGAGAAACTCCACATTAAAAATGCCACCCTGTGGACTTCGGATAAACAAGGCATCCTAGAGAATGCAGATCTGTTAATGGCCAATGGCCGGATCGAAAAAATCGGCCAACAACTTACGACCCCTTCGGGTTACCAAGTCCTCGATGCAACGGGCAAGCATGTAACCGCGGGTA comes from Shewanella oneidensis MR-1 and encodes:
- a CDS encoding M3 family metallopeptidase, which gives rise to MRKSFIAIAIGATLMTGAMTGCSSQDTKATNVTAVQTQNPLFQASTLQYQAPDFNAIKDEHFQPALEQGIKEQYQEILTIANNPAAPTFDNTIVAMEKSGALLNRASSVFYNLAGSNSNPTLRKIQGEMAPKMAAHSDNINLNPALFARIETIYNNRNNLGLTPEAVRLVEMYHQRFIMAGAKLTDEQKVKIRALNEEQSTLTNEFSQRLLRLTKDIAIVVDNKEQLAGLSDSEITSAANDAKAAGHDGKYLINITNTTRQPVLASLENRELRQRIWEASANRGLKGENETASLVSRLAQLRAERAALLGYENWASYRLAPQMAKTPEAVYSMFGSMVPAVVANTEKEAADIQAMINKTGGKFELAPWDWEFYAEKVRQEKYALDANSIRPYFEFNRVLEDGVFYTLKELYGVTLKPRPDLPVYHPDVKAYEMFDADGSSMAIFYADYFAREGKRGGAWMSSFVGQSFLEGTKPVVVNVMNIKKAPEGQPTFVSYNEVTTMFHEMGHGTHGMFSKVTYPSLSGTSVSRDFVEFPSTFEEDWAAHPKVLANYAKHYETGKPIPDELLQKLLKSGSFNQGFDTLEYMAAALVDMEWHSLSPDAPLQDVATFEANALKKHGLNITAVPPRYKSTYFAHAFPGGYSASYYAYMWSEILAADAFAYVQTQGGLNRDIGMKYRKTIREVGNSIAPMEAYKNFRGQEPTTEGLLNRRGLNQTK
- a CDS encoding electron transfer flavoprotein subunit alpha/FixB family protein, whose amino-acid sequence is MAILVLAEHDNAALKLDTAKVVTAARAIGDDIHVLVVGHQCGAVVQAAQALQGVAQVLVADNSVYEAHLAENVAKLLVDLAPSYSHILAAASSAGKDTLPRAAALLDVAQISEVIAVVSSDTFVRPIYAGNALATVQSHDAVKVMTVRASAFDAAAQGNSAAVTTLDKVFAAKTQFVSQSLTVSARPELGNAGIIVSGGRGMGSGENFGMLEQLADKLGAAVGASRAAVDAGFVPNDLQVGQTGKIVAPNLYIAVGISGAIQHLAGMKDAKVIVAINKDPEAPIFQVADYGLEADLFEAVPELIACLS
- a CDS encoding electron transfer flavoprotein subunit beta/FixA family protein, translating into MKVLVPVKRVVDANVKVRVKADNTSVDTANLKMALNPFCEIAVEEAVRLKEAGSATEVVVVSIGNKAVQEQLRTALALGADRAIHIDTEEELAPVSIAKLLKAVQEKEQAQLVLFGKQSIDGDNNQTGQMFAALTDMPQATFASAIKVEGNSIQVAREIDGGMQTLSLPLPAVVTADLRLNEPRYASLPNIMKAKRKPLDVLTVADLGVTLKAHQTVVKVTPPAERKAGIMVASVAELVEKLKNEAKVI
- a CDS encoding H-NS family nucleoid-associated regulatory protein, yielding MSEFLEILTHGRRFKAAVKDLSVEELRDLAAKLDKILVERESMEAEELQAIAARNAKIEEIRQQMEAVGLSIDDLGGVAVKASSKKRAPRPAKYQIEVDGEVIQWTGQGRMPTVFKNEVNKGRSMDDFLI
- a CDS encoding amidohydrolase family protein, with translation MLINNKIIISCGIISSLVSHPIFAEANPIAPVNKLTAFTNAELIIAPGKRLSNATLLVENNRIKAIIEEDDIPAAALKINLSGYTIYPGFIDPFTDYGIEFEYPKLGLKRPVYDIKRIGGNAENGAIHAEKEWFNYVYPNKERAKDWINNGFTSVQSSKLDGIFRGTGVSLSLADKTANEVIYRARSQPFMAFDKGTSEQDYPESLMGSIALIRQTFADANWYNQNKSKPVNSSTSPQIEFNIAFERLDNLAEKQIVFETKNLNDLLRAANLLKEHKQPANLLASGQEYARLNELKALNYSLILPLNYPQAPDVGTDDADREVSLAELRHWERAPTNPAAVANAGIPFAFTQFGIKTDAFWPRLRQAITQGLSEDKALAALTTQAAEMAGTADFTGKLAPGYMADFVITKGNIFKDGQIYSVWLLGQEQRLRSLSQAKMLGDYQLTLNNLTLDLSLEETGKAGKTIFEGNLSSGEKTIPLTHLTLEDDGRVSFNADLSEAGIQGISRFILWLAKDGIQGRMVDAQSRSNNVSGVTIAPAPTATQPSTQKADAKQALVSLLTYPNVAYGLSDAPNVEKLHIKNATLWTSDKQGILENADLLMANGRIEKIGQQLTTPSGYQVLDATGKHVTAGIVDEHSHIAINGGTNEGTDAVTAEVRIGDVINPEDVSIYRALAGGVTSAQLLHGSANPIGGQSQLIKMKWGESAEQLKFANAPASIKFALGENVKQSNWGEKFVQRFPQTRMGVKALFEETFDAALAYENALKDYDDLRSSEKKKTLAPRPSYRLQAVAEVLKQQRDVHIHSYVQSEILMFLRLAEAYRFKVQTFTHVLEGYKVASELAAHGAGASTFADWWAYKFEVYDAIPQNACLMQKQGVLTSINSDDYEMQRRLNQEAAKSMMYCGMSKEDAWNMVTIYPAKQLRVDEYVGSLTPGKMADIVLWNAEPLSIYAKVTHAWVEGKRYFDREQDQLAQQQVVTERAALIQKILSSDDNAKAGEKVTPLNEPQWHCDTHYQAWGQHHQGAK